A part of Scleropages formosus chromosome 3, fSclFor1.1, whole genome shotgun sequence genomic DNA contains:
- the LOC108924738 gene encoding putative olfactory receptor 52P1 has product MEEPQWNFSHTEFFLIGFSSLGEHRRYLFLPFCVMFIFSTVCNTSLLYVIIRQRSLHAPMYVLIGSIACVDIVAPLLVAPRMLFSFLSDRNEISRAGCLLQMFFVHFVCSFQSTILLGMAVDRYFAIILPLRYNDVVNSENILRFALVYVLRNTIIISSMVILVGRLTFCASNVLYHCFCEHQLVVNLACGDTTKNYIAGFVNFCIPTVDFLGLAYSYVAIFVVIFRSAAGESRQKAIHTCGTHLIVIFITYFSSMTAFLAYRVKHAIPADYRVLISCMYFLVPGCCNPVIYGIRTKEIREQLIKLFHCTKIAPQYAKTPNFKDGATSHDTATHSQTPLCRNNPLQWSRTTLPWKSCLWSPSLHNYGMNGGEEIEREDVSVEPCQTSDPKSLNPEDH; this is encoded by the exons ATGGAGGAGCCACAGTGGAACTTCTCCCACACCGAATTCTTTCTGATTGGGTTCTCTTCTCTTGGAGAGCATCGGCGATACCTCTTCCTCCCTTTTTGTGTGATGTTCATCTTCTCCACAGTTTGCAACACAAGTCTTCTTTACGTGATCATCAGACAGAGGAGTCTACACGCACCCATGTACGTTCTCATCGGCTCCATTGCCTGTGTAGATATAGTTGCCCCACTGCTGGTTGCACCCAGAATGCTCTTTAGTTTTCTTTCTGACCGGAATGAGATTTCTCGAGCAGGATGTctgctgcagatgttttttgttcattttgtatGTAGTTTCCAGTCCACCATCCTCTTGGGCATGGCTGTAGATCGCTACTTTGCTATTATTCTACCGTTGCGTTACAATGATGTTGTTAACAGTGAAAACATACTCAGATTCGCCCTTGTCTATGTGCTCCGAAACACAATCATCATTTCAAGCATGGTCATCCTTGTTGGAAGACTCACCTTCTGTGCTTCAAATGTCCTTTACCACTGTTTCTGTGAGCACCAGTTAGTGGTGAACTTGGCTTGTGGAGACACAACCAAGAACTACATCGCAGGTTTCGTCAACTTCTGCATACCCACGGTGGACTTCCTTGGCCTTGCCTATTCCTACGTTGCAATTTTTGTGGTTATTTTTCGGTCGGCAGCTGGGGAATCTCGGCAAAAAGCCATCCACACTTGTGGCACTCACTTAATTGTTATTTTCATCACTTACTTTTCCTCTATGACTGCGTTTCTTGCATACAGGGTGAAGCATGCGATTCCAGCAGACTATCGAGTTCTTATTAGCTGCATGTATTTTCTTGTCCCCGGCTGCTGCAATCCAGTCATTTATGGCATCAGGACGAAAGAAATAAGGGAACAACTAATAAAACTGTTTCACTGTACAAAAATTGCACCTCAATATGCAAAGACT CCGAATTTCAAAGATGGTGCCACCAGTCATGACACAGCCACCCACAGTCAGACTCCACTGTGCCGAAACAACCCCCTACAGTGGTCTCGCACCACCCTGCCATGGAAGTCCTGCCTGTGGAGTCCCAGTCTGCACAATTATGGAATGAATGGAGGCGAGGAGATAGAGCGGGAGGATGTGTCTGTCGAGCCGTGCCAGACATCGGATCCAAAGA GCCTTAACCCTGAGGACCACTGA
- the LOC108924737 gene encoding olfactory receptor 52E4-like — protein sequence MEEPQWNFSHTEFFLIGFSSLGEHRRYLFLPFCVMFIFSTVCNTSLLYVIIRQRSLHAPMYVLIGSIACVDIVAPLLVAPRMLFSFLSDRNEISRAGCLLQMFLVHFTGSFQSTILLGMAVDRYFAIILPLRYNDVVNSENILRFTFVYVLRNTIIVSSMVILVGRLTFCASNVLYHCFCEHQLVVNLACGDTTKNYIAGFVNFCIPTVDFLGLAYSYVAIFVVIFRSAAGESRQKAIHTCGTHLIVIFITYFSSMTAFLAYRVKHAIPADYRVLISCMYFLVPGCCNPVIYGIRTKEIREQLIKLFHCTKIAPQYAKTVPL from the coding sequence ATGGAGGAGCCACAGTGGAACTTCTCCCACACCGAATTCTTTCTGATTGGGTTCTCTTCTCTTGGAGAGCATCGGCGATACCTCTTCCTCCCTTTTTGTGTGATGTTCATCTTCTCCACAGTTTGCAACACAAGTCTTCTTTACGTGATCATCAGACAGAGGAGTCTACACGCACCCATGTACGTTCTCATCGGCTCCATTGCCTGTGTAGATATAGTTGCCCCACTGCTGGTTGCACCCAGAATGCTCTTTAGTTTTCTTTCTGACCGGAATGAGATTTCTCGAGCAGGATGTCTGCTGCAGATGTTTCTTGTTCATTTTACAGGTAGTTTCCAGTCCACCATCCTCTTGGGCATGGCGGTAGATCGCTACTTTGCTATTATTCTACCGTTGCGTTACAATGATGTTGTTAACAGTGAAAACATACTCAGATTCACCTTTGTCTATGTGCTCCGAAACACAATCATCGTTTCAAGCATGGTCATCCTTGTTGGAAGACTCACCTTCTGTGCTTCAAATGTCCTTTACCACTGTTTCTGTGAGCACCAGTTAGTGGTGAACTTGGCTTGTGGAGACACAACCAAGAACTACATCGCAGGTTTCGTCAACTTCTGCATACCCACGGTGGACTTCCTTGGCCTTGCCTATTCCTACGTTGCAATTTTTGTGGTTATTTTTCGGTCGGCAGCTGGGGAATCTCGGCAAAAAGCCATCCACACTTGTGGCACTCACTTAATTGTTATTTTCATCACTTACTTTTCCTCTATGACTGCGTTTCTTGCATACAGGGTGAAGCATGCGATTCCAGCAGACTATCGAGTTCTTATTAGCTGCATGTATTTTCTTGTCCCCGGCTGCTGCAATCCAGTCATTTATGGCATCAGGACGAAAGAAATAAGGGAACAACTAATAAAACTGTTTCACTGTACAAAAATTGCACCTCAATATGCAAAGACTGTACCTTTATAA